In a single window of the Pongo abelii isolate AG06213 chromosome 1, NHGRI_mPonAbe1-v2.0_pri, whole genome shotgun sequence genome:
- the HAPLN2 gene encoding hyaluronan and proteoglycan link protein 2, giving the protein MPGWLTLSTLCRFLLWAFTIFHKAQGDPASHPGPHYLLPPIHEVIHSHRGATATLPCVLGTTPPSYKVRWSKVEPGELRETLILITNGLHARGYGPLGGRARMRRGHRLDASLVIAGVRLEDEGRYRCELINGIEDESVALTLSLEGVVFPYQPSRGRYQFNYYEAKQACEEQDGRLATYSQLYQAWTEGLDWCNAGWLLEGSVRYPVLTARAPCGGRGRPGIRSYGPRDRMRDRYDAFCFTSALAGQVFFVPGRLTLSEAHAACRRRGAVVAKVGHLYAAWKFSGLDQCDGGWLADGSVRFPITTPRPRCGGLPDPGVRSFGFPRPQQAAYGTYCYAEN; this is encoded by the exons ATGCCAGGCTGGCTCACCCTCTCCACACTCTGCCGCTTCCTTCTTTGGGCCTTCACCATCTTCCACAAAGCCCAAGGAGACCCAG CATCCCACCCGGGCCCCCACTACCTCCTGCCCCCCATCCACGAGGTCATTCACTCTCATCGTGGGGCCACGGCCACGCTGCCCTGCGTCCTGGGCACCACGCCTCCCAGCTACAAGGTGCGCTGGAGCAAGGTGGAGCCTGGGGAGCTCCGGGAAACTCTGATCCTCATCACCAACGGACTGCACGCCCGGGGGTATGGGCCCCTGGGAGGGCGCGCCAGGATGCGGAGGGGGCATCGACTAGACGCCTCCCTGGTCATCGCGGGCGTGCGCCTGGAGGACGAGGGCCGGTACCGCTGCGAGCTCATCAACGGCATTGAGGACGAGAGCGTGGCGCTGACCTTGAGCTTGGAGG GTGTGGTGTTTCCGTACCAACCCAGCCGGGGCCGGTACCAGTTCAATTACTACGAGGCGAAGCAGGCGTGCGAGGAGCAGGACGGACGCCTGGCCACCTACTCCCAGCTCTACCAGG CTTGGACCGAGGGTCTGGACTGGTGTAACGCGGGCTGGCTGCTCGAGGGCTCCGTGCGCTACCCTGTGCTCACCGCGCGCGCCCCGTGCGGCGGCCGAGGCCGGCCCGGGATCCGCAGCTACGGGCCCCGCGACCGGATGCGTGACCGCTACGACGCCTTCTGCTTCACCTCCGCGCTGGCGG GCCAAGTGTTCTTCGTGCCCGGGCGGCTGACGCTATCTGAAGCCCATGCGGCGTGCCGGCGACGCGGCGCGGTGGTGGCCAAGGTTGGGCACCTCTACGCCGCCTGGAAGTTCTCGGGGCTAGACCAGTGCGACGGCGGCTGGCTGGCTGACGGCAGTGTGCGCTTCCCAATCACCACGCCGCGGCCGCGCTGCGGGGGGCTCCCGGATCCCGGAGTGCGCAGTTTCGGCTTCCCCAGGCCCCAGCAGGCAGCCTATGGGACCTACTGCTACGCCGAGAATTAG